A single Pseudodesulfovibrio aespoeensis Aspo-2 DNA region contains:
- a CDS encoding Mur ligase family protein: protein MNRIVTNFIEQRTLAGKRGVVVGTGRSGLAAARLLTVLGCQVRVADSNEAVTPERLGELKDTVELVTGPHKKEHFADADMIVLSPGVPVRKLAHALEGIPARTIVAELELASWFIEAPVLAVTGTNGKTTTTTLISEIFRHAGIKAFTGGNIGTPLCEYLLDMEQAEVIVLEVSSFQLQNCRLFKPRVGLFLNFAANHLDYHEDMDEYLSAKLTMFSRMTGEDTALLHESLRPAIGDRGFTNARVEWFGPTDRFEAPHLPGEHNRSNVEGAWQAVRRFGVTEAQAAEAIRAFKPLAHRIERVAEVTGVVYIDDSKATTLDAVIAAVRSCDRPVRLLMGGVWKGGDVAAFAREVRDSVIHIGLFGGSREVFEPILSKTFPVTWDATLELAVTRQAGLARPGEIVLLSPATSSFDQYKSYSERGDDFKRAVGSLA, encoded by the coding sequence GTGAACCGCATCGTCACAAATTTCATCGAGCAGCGCACCCTGGCAGGCAAGCGGGGCGTTGTGGTGGGCACGGGCCGCTCCGGCCTCGCCGCCGCCCGGCTCCTGACCGTGCTCGGCTGCCAGGTGCGCGTGGCGGACAGCAACGAGGCCGTGACCCCGGAGCGTCTGGGCGAGTTGAAGGACACAGTGGAACTGGTCACCGGCCCGCACAAAAAGGAACATTTCGCGGACGCGGACATGATCGTCCTGTCGCCCGGCGTGCCGGTCAGGAAACTGGCCCACGCCCTTGAGGGCATCCCGGCCCGCACCATCGTGGCCGAGCTTGAGCTGGCCTCCTGGTTCATCGAGGCTCCGGTGCTGGCCGTGACCGGCACCAACGGCAAGACCACGACCACCACCCTGATCAGCGAAATTTTCAGGCACGCGGGCATCAAGGCGTTCACGGGCGGCAACATCGGCACCCCGCTGTGCGAATACCTGCTCGACATGGAGCAGGCCGAGGTCATCGTGCTGGAGGTGTCGAGCTTCCAGCTCCAGAACTGCCGCCTGTTCAAGCCGCGCGTCGGGCTGTTCCTCAATTTCGCGGCCAACCACCTCGACTACCACGAGGACATGGACGAATACCTGAGCGCCAAGCTGACCATGTTCAGCCGCATGACCGGCGAAGACACCGCCCTGCTGCACGAATCCCTGCGCCCGGCCATCGGCGACCGGGGATTCACCAATGCGCGGGTCGAGTGGTTCGGCCCCACGGACCGCTTCGAGGCCCCGCACCTGCCCGGCGAGCACAACCGCTCCAACGTGGAGGGCGCGTGGCAGGCCGTGCGCCGCTTCGGCGTGACCGAGGCCCAGGCCGCCGAGGCCATCCGCGCCTTCAAGCCCCTGGCCCACCGCATCGAGCGCGTGGCCGAGGTCACGGGCGTGGTCTACATCGACGACTCCAAGGCTACCACGCTGGACGCGGTCATCGCCGCAGTGCGCAGTTGCGACCGCCCGGTGCGCCTGCTCATGGGCGGGGTGTGGAAGGGCGGCGACGTGGCCGCCTTTGCCCGCGAAGTCAGGGATTCGGTCATCCACATCGGCCTGTTCGGCGGCAGCCGCGAGGTGTTCGAGCCGATCCTTTCCAAGACTTTCCCCGTGACCTGGGACGCGACCCTGGAACTGGCCGTCACACGGCAGGCAGGGCTGGCCCGACCCGGCGAGATCGTGCTCCTCTCCCCGGCCACGTCGAGCTTCGACCAGTACAAGAGCTACAGCGAGCGCGGCGACGACTTCAAGCGCGCCGTGGGGAGTCTGGCATGA
- the ftsW gene encoding putative lipid II flippase FtsW: MSGTLNSPSSAGRLDPWLMTATLLLGGFGLIMVLSSSGIMAERVYGDTYFFFKRQALYTGFGLVAMLACMQMPRRILYGLTYLWVATALILLTLCLSPLGFSVNGASRWVNLGPVHLQPLEFAKIAMVLYLAYFFARKQDMVRTFSVGFLPPFLVTGILCGLLLLQPDFGGAVVLAGLLFFMCLVGGTRFSYLFISLIFAVGAGWLLISSSPYRFKRWTAFLDPFASAQNEGYQLVQSLYAFGSGRIFGTGLGVGKQKLFFLPEAHNDFIMAVVGEELGFVGMSLFFIAIGFFLWRALRICFKLDDLQDRFTAFGVTCVIALGMLLNLAVVLGTVPPKGVAMPFISYGGSSLTASFICAGILLNLSRRVSS, encoded by the coding sequence ATGAGCGGCACACTGAACAGCCCATCCAGCGCAGGCCGTCTGGACCCCTGGCTGATGACCGCCACCCTGCTCCTTGGCGGGTTCGGCCTGATCATGGTCCTCTCGTCGAGCGGCATCATGGCCGAGCGCGTGTACGGCGACACCTACTTCTTCTTCAAGCGGCAGGCCCTGTACACCGGGTTCGGGCTGGTGGCCATGCTTGCCTGCATGCAGATGCCGCGCCGGATTCTCTACGGCCTGACCTACCTCTGGGTTGCCACCGCCCTGATCCTGCTGACCCTGTGCCTGTCGCCGCTTGGCTTCAGCGTCAACGGCGCCAGCCGCTGGGTCAACCTGGGACCGGTCCACCTCCAGCCGCTGGAATTCGCCAAGATCGCCATGGTCCTGTATCTGGCCTATTTCTTCGCCCGCAAGCAGGACATGGTGCGCACCTTTTCCGTGGGCTTTCTGCCCCCGTTCCTGGTCACCGGCATCCTCTGCGGCCTGCTCCTGCTCCAGCCGGACTTCGGCGGGGCCGTGGTCCTGGCCGGGCTGCTCTTTTTCATGTGTCTGGTGGGCGGCACCCGGTTCAGCTACCTCTTCATCTCACTCATCTTCGCCGTGGGCGCAGGCTGGCTGCTCATCTCGTCGTCGCCCTACCGCTTCAAGCGCTGGACCGCCTTCCTCGACCCCTTTGCCTCGGCCCAGAACGAGGGCTACCAGCTGGTCCAGTCCCTCTACGCCTTTGGCTCGGGCCGCATCTTCGGCACCGGCCTGGGAGTGGGCAAGCAAAAGCTCTTTTTCCTGCCCGAGGCGCACAACGACTTCATCATGGCTGTGGTGGGCGAGGAGCTCGGCTTTGTGGGCATGTCGCTCTTTTTCATCGCCATCGGCTTCTTCCTGTGGCGGGCGCTGAGGATCTGCTTCAAGCTCGACGATCTCCAGGACCGGTTCACGGCCTTTGGCGTCACCTGCGTCATCGCGCTCGGCATGCTGCTCAACCTCGCCGTGGTGCTCGGCACCGTGCCGCCCAAGGGCGTGGCCATGCCCTTCATCAGCTACGGCGGCTCGTCGCTGACCGCGTCCTTCATCTGCGCGGGCATCCTGCTCAACCTCTCGCGGAGGGTGTCGTCATGA
- the murG gene encoding undecaprenyldiphospho-muramoylpentapeptide beta-N-acetylglucosaminyltransferase, whose translation MTLKRVIIATGGTGGHIFPALAVADELAARNPGTTILFAGGAGPEGDMARNHGLEFLELPAKGIMGRGLSGLLGGVSWLGRGLPKAMAAVSRFKPDAAIGFGGYAGFCPVLAAALLGVPSAVHEQNSVPGVTNKILGKVVKRIFLSFPDTHGAFPAGKTALTGNPVRAAIVAAGDARFADPERTPGKRVLVLGGSQGARPVNNAVIAALPRLMAEGVTLVHQAGRADAARVRAAYEAVGSDPAQVHDFIEDMAAMYARTDLAICRAGATTVFEVAAAGVPALFVPFPQATHDHQTMNARAMTDMGAALLLPQSTLTGEGLADTALALLGDPDQLMTMENAARAFARPGAASDIATGLEALAA comes from the coding sequence ATGACCCTCAAGCGGGTGATCATCGCCACCGGCGGCACCGGGGGCCACATCTTCCCGGCTCTGGCCGTGGCCGACGAGCTGGCGGCCCGCAACCCCGGCACGACCATCCTCTTTGCGGGTGGCGCAGGCCCGGAGGGCGACATGGCCCGCAACCACGGCCTCGAATTCCTGGAACTCCCGGCCAAAGGCATCATGGGCCGCGGCCTGTCCGGCCTGCTCGGCGGAGTGTCCTGGCTCGGCAGAGGGCTGCCCAAGGCCATGGCCGCAGTCAGCCGGTTCAAACCCGACGCGGCCATCGGGTTTGGCGGCTACGCGGGCTTCTGCCCGGTGCTGGCCGCCGCTCTGCTCGGCGTGCCCTCGGCGGTGCACGAGCAGAACTCGGTGCCCGGCGTAACCAACAAGATCCTGGGCAAGGTGGTCAAAAGGATTTTCCTGAGCTTCCCGGACACGCACGGCGCGTTTCCGGCAGGCAAGACCGCGCTCACGGGCAACCCGGTGCGCGCGGCCATCGTCGCGGCTGGCGACGCGCGCTTCGCCGACCCGGAGCGCACGCCGGGCAAACGGGTCCTGGTCCTTGGCGGCAGCCAGGGAGCGCGGCCCGTGAACAACGCGGTCATCGCCGCCCTGCCCCGGCTCATGGCCGAGGGCGTGACCCTGGTCCATCAGGCGGGCCGGGCCGACGCGGCACGGGTGCGCGCCGCCTACGAGGCAGTCGGGAGCGATCCGGCCCAGGTGCATGATTTCATTGAAGACATGGCCGCCATGTATGCCCGGACCGATCTGGCCATCTGCCGGGCGGGCGCGACCACGGTCTTCGAGGTGGCGGCAGCCGGGGTTCCGGCCCTGTTCGTGCCCTTCCCCCAGGCCACCCACGACCACCAGACCATGAACGCGCGCGCCATGACCGACATGGGCGCGGCCCTGCTGCTCCCCCAGAGCACCCTGACCGGCGAGGGGCTGGCTGACACGGCCCTGGCCCTGCTGGGCGACCCTGATCAACTGATGACAATGGAAAATGCGGCACGCGCCTTTGCCAGACCCGGCGCGGCCTCGGATATAGCGACAGGGCTGGAGGCCCTGGCTGCCTAG
- the murC gene encoding UDP-N-acetylmuramate--L-alanine ligase, with amino-acid sequence MRARVNKIHMVGIGGSGMNGIAEVLINMGFSVTGSDLSASAAVRRLEKLGATVFIGHGAANLGEADVLIKSTAIPDKNPELVAARGRGIPIIPRAEMLAELMRLRTGVAIAGTHGKTTTTSLLATIFTEAGLDPTVIIGGKLNTYGANARLGGGDYLIAEADESDGSFLLLSPIISVVTNVDKDHMDFYADQDAIDDAFTRFMNSIPFYGMNVVCGDDEGVQRLLPTIKRPCLTYGLGPKNRLRGEIITSHLRSLFRVFLDGQPWGEVTVAQPGIHNVQNALACIGVALEAGLDKEDIVNGLANFGGVGRRFERKGERKGVLVVDDYGHHPAEIIANLRTARACYPDRRLVVAFQPHRFTRTQALFGEFCKAFTDADLLLLTEIYPASESPIPGVSGLSLAQGIKQVSDTKVQFFPDFESLEARLADTLRPGDLFMTQGAGSIWRIGENWLNQDTENTENEA; translated from the coding sequence ATGCGGGCCAGGGTCAACAAAATCCACATGGTGGGCATCGGCGGGTCAGGCATGAACGGCATCGCCGAGGTGCTCATCAACATGGGCTTTTCGGTCACCGGCTCGGACCTGAGCGCGTCCGCCGCAGTGCGCAGGCTGGAGAAACTCGGGGCCACGGTCTTCATCGGCCACGGGGCGGCCAACCTGGGCGAGGCCGACGTGCTCATCAAGTCCACGGCCATCCCGGACAAGAACCCGGAGCTGGTGGCGGCGCGCGGACGCGGCATTCCCATCATCCCCCGCGCCGAGATGCTGGCCGAGCTGATGCGGCTGCGCACCGGCGTGGCCATCGCGGGCACCCACGGCAAGACCACCACCACCTCGCTGTTGGCCACCATCTTTACCGAGGCCGGGCTCGACCCCACCGTGATCATCGGCGGCAAGCTGAACACATACGGCGCCAATGCGCGCCTGGGCGGCGGCGACTATCTGATCGCCGAGGCCGACGAGTCGGACGGCTCGTTCCTCCTGCTCTCGCCCATCATCAGCGTGGTCACCAACGTGGACAAGGACCACATGGATTTCTACGCCGACCAGGACGCCATCGACGACGCCTTCACCCGGTTCATGAACTCAATCCCCTTCTACGGCATGAACGTGGTCTGCGGCGACGACGAGGGCGTGCAGCGCCTTTTGCCCACCATCAAGCGCCCCTGCCTGACCTATGGACTGGGGCCCAAGAACCGGCTGCGCGGCGAAATCATCACCTCCCACCTGCGCAGCCTCTTCAGGGTCTTTCTCGACGGCCAGCCATGGGGCGAGGTGACTGTGGCCCAGCCCGGCATCCACAATGTCCAGAACGCCCTGGCCTGCATCGGCGTGGCCCTCGAGGCCGGGCTGGACAAGGAGGACATCGTCAACGGACTGGCCAATTTCGGCGGGGTGGGCCGCCGCTTCGAGCGCAAGGGCGAGCGCAAGGGCGTGCTGGTGGTGGACGACTACGGCCACCACCCGGCGGAGATCATCGCCAACCTGCGCACGGCCAGGGCGTGCTACCCGGACCGGCGGCTGGTGGTCGCCTTCCAGCCCCACCGCTTCACCCGGACCCAGGCCCTGTTCGGCGAATTCTGCAAGGCGTTCACCGATGCCGACCTGCTCCTGCTGACCGAGATATACCCGGCCAGCGAATCGCCCATACCCGGCGTCAGCGGCCTGTCCCTGGCCCAGGGCATCAAGCAGGTGAGCGATACCAAGGTCCAGTTCTTCCCGGATTTCGAGTCGCTCGAAGCACGGCTCGCGGACACGCTGCGGCCCGGCGACCTGTTCATGACCCAAGGCGCAGGCTCCATCTGGCGCATCGGCGAGAACTGGCTCAACCAGGACACAGAAAACACTGAGAACGAGGCGTAG
- the murB gene encoding UDP-N-acetylmuramate dehydrogenase: MALELIPNPSLAQRTTLRLGGSAEVEAVVRDERDLDDLGGFLATQTLRPFVIGRGSNLLAREGQLDLALIRVGAAPGPLRVERANDRLMVRCCAAQGLPGLLGWAQKAGLSGLEGLTGIPGSVGGAVAMNAGSYGVEFGDLVTRVRLWSPAGGLDWVDAADCAFSYRHFSSPARPAGRLVWEVEIGLTESTPRAVRKAMQGIYDKKRATQPVTARSAGCVFKNPEGESAGRLLDEAGLKGVSRGGMAFSDIHANFLINLGGGTSAQALELIELGRESVRTAFGVTLETEVIIL, from the coding sequence ATGGCCCTGGAACTGATCCCCAACCCGTCGCTGGCGCAGCGAACCACCTTGCGGCTCGGCGGCTCCGCCGAGGTCGAGGCCGTGGTACGCGACGAGCGCGACCTCGACGACCTGGGCGGCTTCCTGGCCACGCAGACCCTGCGCCCGTTTGTCATCGGTCGGGGCAGCAACCTGCTGGCCCGCGAGGGGCAGCTCGATCTCGCCCTGATCCGCGTGGGCGCGGCCCCCGGCCCCCTGCGCGTGGAGCGGGCAAACGACAGGCTGATGGTGCGCTGCTGCGCGGCCCAAGGGCTGCCCGGCCTGCTCGGCTGGGCGCAAAAGGCCGGGCTGTCCGGCCTTGAGGGGCTGACCGGCATCCCCGGCTCCGTAGGCGGGGCCGTGGCCATGAACGCTGGCTCCTACGGCGTCGAGTTTGGCGATCTGGTCACCCGCGTGCGCTTGTGGTCGCCCGCCGGCGGCCTGGACTGGGTGGACGCGGCGGACTGCGCCTTCAGCTACCGCCATTTCTCCTCCCCGGCACGCCCGGCCGGGCGACTGGTCTGGGAGGTGGAGATCGGCCTGACTGAGTCCACCCCGCGCGCCGTGCGCAAGGCCATGCAAGGGATCTACGACAAGAAGCGGGCCACCCAGCCGGTCACGGCCCGGAGCGCGGGCTGCGTCTTCAAGAATCCCGAGGGCGAGAGCGCCGGACGGCTGCTCGACGAAGCGGGCCTGAAGGGCGTCAGCCGAGGCGGCATGGCTTTTTCTGACATCCACGCGAATTTCCTGATTAACCTCGGCGGAGGAACCAGCGCCCAGGCCCTGGAACTGATCGAACTGGGCCGCGAGTCGGTCCGGACCGCCTTTGGCGTCACCCTCGAAACGGAGGTCATCATCCTGTGA
- a CDS encoding cell division protein FtsQ/DivIB, producing MSTLTMNNQGRLNLGGKRNNSLHKRKPLPTRSLSHARASGSVFSGAGRLVVRLVMTLLTLSLVAVLGVGLLYGYRVITSHPYFGLKEIQVTGNTRISRGDILKAAEVGLGLNSFEMNVSLVESRVSENPWVQSAMVRREFPNRLRITVVEKVPSFWLRQGDGLYFADAQGRVIAPMHPGESDSLPVLSVADGIDDGGAVLTGLLKKMEDRQTPFTQAQTAWMRLTSAHDVEIYLDGHGGGQGLTVQLSMDRWEVQLERLKVVWRDLMRRGEFKDAAIIAASGDKIWVKKRPENS from the coding sequence GTGAGCACCCTGACCATGAACAACCAGGGCCGCCTCAATCTCGGAGGCAAGCGGAACAACTCCCTGCACAAGCGCAAGCCGCTCCCGACCCGCTCCCTGTCCCACGCCCGCGCTTCAGGCTCGGTCTTTTCGGGCGCGGGGAGGCTGGTGGTGCGTCTGGTCATGACACTCTTGACCCTGTCGCTGGTGGCGGTGCTTGGCGTGGGGCTGCTCTACGGCTACCGCGTGATCACCTCGCATCCCTATTTCGGGCTCAAGGAGATCCAGGTTACGGGCAACACCCGCATCTCGCGCGGCGACATCCTCAAGGCCGCCGAGGTCGGTCTGGGCCTCAACAGTTTCGAGATGAACGTCTCCCTGGTGGAGAGCCGGGTGTCCGAGAATCCCTGGGTCCAGTCGGCCATGGTCAGGCGCGAATTCCCCAACCGGCTGCGCATCACCGTGGTCGAGAAAGTGCCCTCCTTCTGGCTGCGCCAGGGCGATGGCCTCTATTTTGCCGATGCCCAGGGCCGGGTCATCGCGCCCATGCATCCGGGCGAGTCCGACTCCCTGCCCGTGCTCTCGGTGGCCGACGGCATCGACGACGGCGGCGCGGTCCTGACCGGCCTGCTCAAGAAAATGGAAGACCGCCAGACGCCCTTTACCCAGGCCCAGACCGCCTGGATGCGGCTGACCAGCGCGCATGACGTGGAGATTTACCTCGACGGCCACGGGGGAGGCCAAGGGCTGACCGTCCAGCTGTCCATGGACCGATGGGAGGTCCAGCTGGAGCGGCTCAAGGTGGTCTGGCGCGACCTGATGCGCCGGGGCGAGTTCAAGGACGCGGCCATCATCGCGGCCAGCGGCGACAAGATATGGGTCAAGAAGCGTCCGGAAAACAGTTAG
- the ftsA gene encoding cell division protein FtsA: MAKNDLIVGLDVGTTKICTVVGEATENGVDIIGIGTSPSTGLRRGVVVNIEKTVQCIKKSLEDAELMAGCDIRTVYAGIAGSHIQGFNSHGVIAVKGGEVTQRDVDRVIEAAKAIAIPMDREVLHTLPQEFIVDDQRGIADPLGMAGVRLEVKVHIVTGAVTSAQNIIRSCNRSGLDVSNIVLESLASSKAVLSPEEREIGVALVDLGGGTTDIAIFSKDSIKHTSVLALGGHNLTNDIAYGLRTPMMSAEKIKIDFGCAMADMVTSDEIIEVPSVGGRESRRMSKRVLAEICEPRCEEILALVDQELIKSGFKNMIAAGVVLTGGTCLIDGMQELAEQIFDLPVRIGVPGEGIGGLTEEVRSPKYATAVGLLLHGAEEQGLHNKVRPFKIRDDSGFDRIVSRMKKWFTDIA; encoded by the coding sequence ATGGCCAAGAACGATCTCATAGTGGGCCTGGACGTGGGCACCACGAAAATATGCACCGTGGTGGGCGAGGCGACCGAAAACGGCGTGGACATCATCGGCATCGGCACGTCCCCGTCCACGGGCTTGCGCCGCGGCGTGGTGGTCAATATCGAAAAGACGGTCCAATGCATCAAAAAATCCCTTGAGGACGCCGAGCTCATGGCGGGCTGCGACATCCGCACCGTATACGCGGGCATCGCGGGCAGCCACATCCAGGGCTTCAACTCCCACGGCGTCATCGCGGTCAAGGGCGGCGAGGTCACCCAGCGCGACGTGGACCGCGTCATCGAGGCGGCCAAGGCCATCGCCATCCCCATGGACCGCGAGGTGCTGCACACCCTGCCACAGGAATTCATCGTGGACGACCAGCGCGGCATCGCCGATCCGCTAGGCATGGCCGGGGTGCGCCTGGAGGTCAAGGTCCATATCGTCACCGGCGCGGTCACCTCGGCCCAGAACATCATCCGCTCCTGCAACCGCTCCGGGCTCGATGTCTCCAACATCGTCCTGGAGTCGCTGGCATCGAGCAAGGCCGTGCTCTCGCCCGAGGAGCGCGAGATCGGCGTGGCCCTGGTGGACCTGGGCGGCGGCACCACGGACATCGCCATCTTCTCCAAGGACTCCATCAAGCACACCTCGGTCCTGGCCCTGGGCGGGCACAACCTGACCAACGATATCGCCTACGGGCTGCGCACGCCCATGATGAGCGCCGAGAAGATCAAGATAGATTTCGGCTGCGCCATGGCCGACATGGTCACCAGCGACGAGATCATCGAGGTGCCCAGCGTGGGTGGCCGCGAGTCGCGCCGCATGAGCAAGCGGGTGCTGGCCGAGATATGCGAGCCGCGCTGCGAGGAGATATTGGCCCTGGTGGACCAGGAACTGATCAAATCCGGATTCAAGAACATGATCGCGGCGGGCGTCGTCCTCACGGGCGGCACCTGCCTCATAGACGGCATGCAGGAGCTGGCCGAGCAGATTTTCGATCTGCCGGTGCGCATCGGCGTGCCCGGGGAGGGCATCGGAGGACTGACAGAGGAAGTCAGGAGCCCGAAATATGCCACCGCCGTAGGCCTGCTGCTCCACGGGGCAGAAGAGCAGGGCCTGCACAACAAGGTGCGCCCCTTCAAGATCCGCGACGATTCCGGTTTCGACCGCATCGTCTCGCGCATGAAGAAGTGGTTCACCGACATCGCCTAG
- the ftsZ gene encoding cell division protein FtsZ, translating to MEYFEIEHDTNAKIKVVGCGGGGGNAVNNMILSALKGVKFIVANTDSQDIQKSLAEHKIQIGEKLTKGLGAGANPEIGRSAAMESVDQIRAALEGSDMVFITAGMGGGTGTGSAPVVAEIAKELGALTVGVVTKPFYFEGKRRLEQAEAGTRALADVVDSIITIPNDRLLQLAAKKASFSDMLKKADEVLYYAVKGIADLITVHGLINLDFADVKAAMSCSGMALMGTGIARGEGRAKEAAMKAITSPLLEDVSIEGAKGVLINITCGPDMLIDEVSEAADIIYKEAHDDAEIFFGTVFDPDAGDEMRITVIATGIQNAMEEPVPSISKAEQQKLLLLGPRGVDKTPARRAGHQKVIAQDRNIPAYLRKSGGELNAPEMPQRRVSQRAVAGPGEEEFIFEEDNLDVPAFIRKNVD from the coding sequence ATGGAATACTTTGAAATCGAACATGACACCAACGCCAAGATCAAGGTCGTGGGGTGCGGCGGCGGCGGAGGCAACGCGGTTAACAACATGATCCTTTCGGCGCTCAAGGGCGTCAAATTCATCGTGGCCAACACCGACAGCCAGGACATCCAGAAATCCCTGGCCGAGCACAAGATCCAGATCGGCGAAAAGCTGACCAAGGGCCTTGGCGCAGGCGCAAACCCGGAGATCGGGCGCAGCGCGGCCATGGAGTCCGTGGACCAGATCCGCGCCGCGCTTGAGGGCTCGGACATGGTCTTCATCACCGCGGGCATGGGCGGCGGCACCGGCACCGGCTCCGCGCCCGTGGTGGCCGAGATTGCCAAGGAGCTGGGCGCGCTGACCGTGGGCGTGGTCACCAAGCCCTTCTACTTCGAGGGCAAGCGCCGCCTGGAACAGGCCGAGGCAGGCACCCGCGCCCTGGCCGACGTGGTGGACTCCATCATCACCATCCCCAACGACCGCCTGCTCCAGCTGGCCGCCAAGAAGGCGTCCTTCTCCGACATGCTCAAGAAGGCCGACGAGGTGCTCTACTACGCGGTCAAGGGCATCGCCGACCTGATCACGGTCCACGGCCTGATCAACCTCGACTTTGCGGACGTCAAGGCCGCCATGTCGTGCTCGGGCATGGCCCTGATGGGCACCGGCATCGCCAGGGGCGAGGGCCGGGCCAAGGAAGCGGCCATGAAGGCCATCACCAGCCCGCTGCTGGAAGACGTGTCCATCGAGGGTGCCAAAGGCGTGCTCATCAACATCACCTGCGGCCCGGACATGCTCATCGACGAGGTCTCCGAGGCAGCGGACATCATCTACAAAGAAGCCCACGACGACGCCGAGATTTTCTTCGGCACGGTCTTTGACCCGGACGCGGGCGACGAGATGCGCATCACGGTCATCGCCACCGGCATCCAGAACGCCATGGAAGAGCCGGTACCCTCCATAAGCAAGGCCGAGCAGCAGAAGCTCCTGCTCCTCGGACCCCGCGGTGTGGACAAGACCCCGGCCCGCCGTGCCGGCCACCAGAAGGTCATTGCCCAGGATCGCAACATCCCGGCCTATCTGCGCAAATCCGGCGGCGAGCTGAACGCCCCAGAGATGCCCCAGCGCCGCGTCAGCCAGCGCGCCGTGGCCGGTCCCGGCGAAGAGGAGTTCATCTTCGAGGAGGACAACCTCGACGTGCCCGCCTTCATCCGCAAGAACGTGGACTAG
- a CDS encoding radical SAM protein yields the protein MGAIIGKRVLYHGVSEPAAPDLGGRLPVAIAVPGGESAAISTLGWQAVYRMLAEEPGLAVERVFPDKLGLTDGHEPITRESRSPLSSFPVIAWSVIFEEDFLSLPRMLRAAGVPPLSAERPRLPLVMAGGPPAFLNPAPIAPFVDLFWVGEADDHFIPFFLKLRRLFFDGADKAAILDAIKDDPAIYVPGRTKTPVRRVVTGRSGTTLPDPAFSCFISGQAAFRDTLLLEVNRGCPYGCRFCAAGFIYRPPRHADLDELKRIVTLADPPKVGLVGTALTDWPDLLPFLKWLHGQKKKFSLSSMRADGITEELLVYLRERGIRTVTLALEGASERLRRMMSKKLKPEDFLNAVRLCARYGVNHLKLYLIAGWPGETDADYDELREFLAGIIRIRSEEPGGRKKQFMRITIGVSSLVPKPFTPFQWAPMASESALEARMKQLTAMVKPYKGVTLHHDAPFQARLQGMLARGGEELAEFILLAADHGGWKKALKLWPGDQSAIIDRERDEHEPFPWEVIDIGVSREHLWKEWQRAKEAVVSAGCPPKGCEKCAGCGMKE from the coding sequence ATGGGTGCCATCATCGGCAAGCGAGTCCTGTATCACGGCGTGTCCGAGCCAGCGGCTCCCGACCTCGGCGGACGACTGCCCGTAGCCATCGCCGTCCCTGGCGGCGAGAGCGCGGCCATATCGACCCTGGGCTGGCAGGCCGTCTACAGGATGCTGGCCGAAGAGCCGGGCCTGGCTGTTGAACGTGTCTTCCCGGACAAGCTCGGCCTCACCGACGGCCACGAACCCATAACGCGCGAATCACGGAGCCCACTATCCTCATTCCCTGTAATAGCCTGGAGCGTCATATTCGAGGAGGACTTCCTCAGCCTCCCTCGAATGCTCCGGGCAGCGGGCGTTCCGCCACTGTCGGCGGAACGCCCGCGCCTTCCCCTGGTCATGGCCGGGGGGCCGCCCGCCTTTCTCAACCCCGCGCCCATCGCGCCCTTTGTCGATCTCTTCTGGGTGGGCGAGGCCGACGACCATTTCATTCCCTTTTTCCTCAAGCTGCGCCGCCTCTTCTTTGACGGCGCGGACAAGGCCGCCATCCTCGACGCGATCAAGGACGACCCCGCCATCTATGTGCCGGGTCGCACCAAAACCCCGGTCCGGCGCGTGGTCACGGGCCGCTCGGGCACGACCCTGCCCGATCCCGCCTTTTCCTGCTTCATCAGCGGCCAGGCCGCCTTCCGCGACACCCTGCTCCTGGAGGTCAACCGGGGCTGCCCCTACGGCTGCCGGTTCTGCGCCGCCGGGTTCATCTACCGCCCGCCCCGCCATGCCGACCTCGACGAGCTCAAGCGCATCGTCACCCTGGCCGACCCGCCCAAGGTGGGGCTGGTGGGCACGGCCCTGACCGACTGGCCCGACCTGCTCCCCTTCCTCAAATGGCTGCACGGCCAAAAAAAGAAATTTTCCCTCTCGTCCATGCGCGCCGACGGCATCACCGAAGAGCTGCTCGTCTACCTGCGCGAGCGCGGCATCCGCACCGTGACCCTGGCCCTGGAGGGCGCGAGCGAGCGGCTGCGGCGCATGATGAGCAAGAAGCTCAAGCCCGAGGATTTTCTCAATGCCGTCCGCTTGTGCGCCCGCTACGGGGTCAACCACCTCAAGCTCTACCTCATCGCGGGCTGGCCCGGCGAGACCGATGCCGACTACGACGAGCTGCGCGAGTTCCTGGCCGGGATCATCCGCATCCGCTCCGAGGAGCCGGGCGGCCGCAAGAAGCAGTTCATGCGCATCACCATCGGCGTCAGTTCCCTGGTGCCCAAGCCCTTCACCCCCTTCCAATGGGCGCCCATGGCCTCGGAGAGTGCCCTTGAGGCGCGCATGAAGCAGCTCACCGCCATGGTCAAGCCCTACAAGGGCGTGACTCTGCATCACGACGCCCCCTTTCAGGCACGGCTGCAGGGCATGCTCGCCCGGGGCGGCGAGGAGCTGGCCGAGTTCATCCTCCTGGCCGCTGACCACGGCGGCTGGAAAAAAGCCCTCAAGCTCTGGCCCGGCGACCAGTCCGCCATCATCGACCGCGAACGCGACGAGCATGAGCCCTTCCCCTGGGAGGTCATCGATATCGGCGTGTCCCGCGAGCATCTGTGGAAGGAATGGCAACGAGCCAAGGAGGCGGTTGTCTCGGCAGGCTGCCCGCCCAAAGGGTGTGAGAAGTGTGCAGGGTGCGGGATGAAGGAGTAA